In one Blastococcus sp. Marseille-P5729 genomic region, the following are encoded:
- a CDS encoding DUF1707 domain-containing protein — MSDPEHELPTPKRDEPGRDLAPTTQPSANEPSGSQSPASPPGTGAVSLRASDLDRRTAATILHDALGRGQLTLDEFDERTAAVWAAKYVSDLEPLTNDLVPAVGTPQAAQRAAAERHPTANERVTGGGDSAGAFAIWGGFDRKGVWTIPSRFTAVAVMGGGDIDLRYANLGSHEVVITAVAIMGGIDIVVPDDVIVRVKGIGVMGAFEDGRKWGGQPAQPASDAPVIIVQGAAIMGGISVVRKPSGPVDELEG, encoded by the coding sequence ATGAGCGATCCGGAGCACGAGCTGCCTACGCCCAAGCGTGACGAGCCCGGCCGCGACCTGGCCCCGACGACCCAGCCGTCGGCCAACGAACCGTCCGGCAGCCAGTCACCCGCCAGCCCGCCAGGCACCGGTGCTGTCTCACTGCGTGCCAGCGATCTGGACCGGCGTACCGCGGCGACGATCCTGCACGACGCGCTCGGTAGAGGTCAGCTCACTCTCGACGAGTTCGACGAGCGTACGGCGGCGGTCTGGGCAGCCAAGTACGTCTCCGACCTCGAGCCGCTCACCAACGACCTGGTCCCCGCCGTCGGGACTCCCCAGGCCGCGCAGCGCGCCGCTGCGGAGCGGCACCCGACGGCGAACGAGCGGGTGACCGGGGGTGGCGACAGCGCCGGCGCGTTCGCGATTTGGGGTGGCTTCGACCGCAAGGGCGTGTGGACCATACCGTCGCGATTCACGGCGGTCGCCGTCATGGGCGGCGGTGACATCGACCTGCGCTACGCCAACCTCGGCTCGCACGAGGTGGTCATCACGGCGGTCGCCATCATGGGCGGTATCGACATCGTCGTGCCGGACGACGTCATCGTGCGCGTGAAGGGCATCGGGGTGATGGGTGCCTTCGAGGACGGCCGCAAGTGGGGTGGTCAGCCGGCCCAGCCGGCAAGCGACGCACCGGTGATCATCGTTCAGGGAGCGGCGATCATGGGCGGCATCTCCGTGGTGCGCAAGCCGTCCGGTCCGGTCGACGAGCTCGAGGGCTGA
- a CDS encoding enoyl-CoA hydratase/isomerase family protein, which yields MSITTAKDGDVHVITINNPRRANALSWDMLGELCEAFEAAGADASARGVLLRGCEDAGFSAGMDTSLFETEDPGRAYEIISRLGEVCQAVKDCPLPVAASMRRYVVGGMLEVAAAAEFRVAAPGTFFQMPEVRIDIPSVLETVNLHRVMGWTLATEIVLTGERYDAEVMMQRGFLNRVADDPDAVAMELLGYTSQSSRHVIAQQKRLHNKWRNLHEREAIDDTRNEFALAFTRRKR from the coding sequence ATGAGCATCACTACCGCCAAGGACGGCGACGTCCACGTGATCACCATCAACAACCCGCGACGTGCCAACGCACTCAGCTGGGACATGCTCGGCGAGCTGTGCGAGGCCTTCGAGGCGGCCGGTGCGGATGCGTCGGCGCGAGGCGTGCTGCTGCGCGGCTGCGAGGACGCCGGATTCTCGGCGGGCATGGACACCTCGCTGTTCGAGACCGAGGATCCGGGGCGCGCGTACGAGATCATCTCGCGGCTCGGTGAGGTCTGCCAGGCGGTGAAGGACTGTCCGCTCCCGGTCGCGGCGTCCATGCGCAGGTACGTCGTCGGCGGCATGCTGGAGGTCGCGGCTGCCGCCGAGTTCCGGGTCGCCGCGCCAGGCACTTTCTTCCAGATGCCCGAGGTGCGCATCGACATCCCGTCGGTGCTGGAGACGGTCAACCTGCACCGGGTGATGGGCTGGACCCTCGCCACCGAGATCGTGCTCACCGGCGAGCGGTACGACGCCGAGGTGATGATGCAGCGCGGCTTTCTCAACCGGGTCGCCGACGACCCAGACGCGGTCGCCATGGAGCTGCTTGGCTACACGTCGCAGAGCAGCCGGCACGTCATCGCCCAGCAGAAGCGGCTGCACAACAAGTGGCGCAATCTGCACGAGCGGGAGGCGATCGACGACACCCGCAACGAATTCGCCCTCGCCTTCACCCGGCGGAAGCGCTGA
- a CDS encoding maleylpyruvate isomerase family mycothiol-dependent enzyme: MTSPSTPDEVDFHFDPMCPFAYQTSVWIREVRRISGLRINWKLFSLEEVNLREDQKHPWEREWSYGWSLMRIAAWLRRHDEHLIDAWYERIGHELHRDGGQPHVPQNARRLLEEISAPPEAFDSALADPTTHDEIKADHQRVVDAGGFGVPTLFFPSGQVLFGPVLIDPPMGEEAVRLWEHTTGWLRFPQLYEIQRPKGPDDERAIRQTLEPYLRPGLDQHQPRRRDHLRGVRMTNDRDQIVEAYDEQFAALGALMDDLSDEAYDEDSVLPGWRITDVLAHCIGTEYLLLGEQAPELPGEAGEHVHNKIGALNEQWVQMMAGDSPAKMRERLADVRERRMATMNDQTQADFDAESWTPVGKGTLGDFMRIRVYDLWLHELDIRDSIGSPGHEGGKAAEVAFSEVERALGYMIGKRAQAPDGSRVRLELTGQVPRTYGITVEGGRASVSDDVDEPTVSLQMTSTDFARLTGNRGDTEKVAERADVAGDEELGRRIARSLGYTM, translated from the coding sequence ATGACATCGCCGTCAACTCCGGATGAGGTCGACTTCCACTTCGACCCCATGTGTCCGTTCGCCTACCAGACCTCGGTCTGGATCCGCGAGGTACGCCGCATTAGCGGCCTGCGGATCAACTGGAAACTGTTCAGTCTCGAGGAGGTCAACCTTCGCGAGGACCAGAAGCACCCGTGGGAGCGGGAGTGGTCCTACGGGTGGTCGCTGATGCGGATCGCCGCCTGGCTGCGTCGCCACGACGAGCACCTGATCGACGCCTGGTACGAGCGGATCGGGCACGAGCTGCACCGGGACGGCGGGCAACCGCACGTCCCGCAGAACGCTCGCCGCCTGCTGGAAGAGATCAGCGCCCCGCCGGAGGCCTTCGACAGTGCGCTCGCAGACCCGACCACGCACGACGAGATCAAGGCCGACCACCAGCGAGTCGTCGACGCGGGAGGGTTCGGCGTCCCGACGCTGTTCTTCCCCAGCGGCCAGGTGCTGTTCGGTCCGGTGCTCATCGATCCCCCGATGGGCGAGGAGGCGGTCAGGCTCTGGGAGCACACCACCGGCTGGCTGCGGTTTCCCCAGCTGTATGAAATCCAGCGTCCCAAGGGTCCGGACGACGAGCGCGCGATCCGGCAGACCCTCGAGCCCTACCTGCGGCCGGGACTGGATCAGCATCAACCGAGGCGAAGAGATCACCTTCGAGGAGTCCGAATGACCAACGACCGAGATCAGATCGTCGAGGCGTACGACGAGCAGTTCGCCGCCCTCGGTGCGCTCATGGACGATCTCAGCGACGAGGCGTACGACGAGGACAGCGTCCTGCCCGGCTGGCGGATCACCGACGTACTCGCGCACTGCATCGGCACTGAGTACCTGCTGCTCGGCGAGCAGGCACCCGAGCTGCCCGGCGAGGCAGGCGAGCACGTGCACAACAAGATCGGCGCACTCAACGAGCAATGGGTCCAGATGATGGCCGGCGACTCCCCCGCGAAGATGCGCGAGCGGCTCGCCGACGTCCGCGAGCGGCGGATGGCGACCATGAACGACCAGACGCAGGCGGACTTCGATGCCGAGTCCTGGACGCCGGTGGGCAAGGGGACCCTCGGCGACTTCATGCGGATTCGCGTCTACGACCTGTGGCTGCACGAGCTCGACATCCGAGACAGCATCGGCTCGCCCGGCCATGAGGGCGGCAAGGCCGCCGAGGTCGCGTTCAGCGAGGTCGAGCGGGCACTGGGCTACATGATCGGCAAGCGGGCGCAGGCACCGGACGGGTCCCGGGTGCGTCTCGAGCTCACTGGCCAGGTGCCGCGCACCTACGGCATTACGGTCGAGGGCGGCCGGGCGTCGGTGTCGGACGACGTCGACGAGCCGACGGTGAGCCTGCAGATGACCAGCACCGACTTCGCCCGGCTGACCGGTAACCGCGGTGACACCGAGAAGGTCGCCGAACGGGCGGACGTCGCCGGAGACGAGGAGCTCGGACGCCGAATCGCCCGCAGTCTCGGCTACACCATGTGA
- a CDS encoding alpha/beta hydrolase has translation MTAQVRGRLPRDCEGVALLLHGGGEHGEHTLRWIGLPVLRMLPFALTIRRRGRGRIGVLRVKNEVFGWNGDKRSPLAGTRDVLERVRAERPGVPIVMVGHSMGGRVALNLIEDPGVVGVAALAPWVVEADGVHGRPGQRALLMHGLADRITSPRLSEQYVASLRGRGVDATWRAVPGEGHAMLRRWPLWHAVTARFVVQTIQQAARDHRAALDRGDS, from the coding sequence ATGACTGCTCAGGTGCGCGGCCGACTCCCGAGGGACTGCGAGGGCGTCGCCCTGCTGCTGCACGGCGGCGGTGAGCACGGCGAGCATACGCTTCGGTGGATCGGTCTTCCGGTGCTTCGGATGCTGCCGTTCGCCCTGACGATCCGCCGCCGCGGCCGAGGGCGCATCGGCGTCCTACGCGTGAAGAACGAGGTCTTCGGCTGGAACGGCGACAAGCGCTCCCCACTCGCCGGCACCCGCGACGTGCTCGAGCGGGTGCGCGCCGAGCGACCCGGCGTCCCGATCGTCATGGTCGGCCATTCGATGGGCGGGCGGGTCGCGCTGAACCTGATCGAGGATCCGGGAGTGGTCGGCGTGGCCGCGCTGGCGCCGTGGGTGGTCGAGGCGGACGGCGTCCACGGCAGGCCCGGCCAGCGCGCCCTGCTCATGCACGGGCTCGCCGACCGCATCACCAGCCCTCGCCTCAGTGAGCAGTACGTCGCATCCCTGCGTGGCCGCGGCGTCGACGCGACCTGGCGAGCGGTCCCCGGGGAGGGACACGCGATGCTGCGGCGCTGGCCGTTGTGGCATGCGGTGACCGCGCGGTTCGTCGTACAGACCATTCAACAGGCAGCGCGTGATCATCGCGCCGCCCTGGACCGAGGAGACTCATGA
- a CDS encoding PHP domain-containing protein: protein MLSPLPPLEAPVTAEQALRRTAFLLERAMESTYRIEAFRSALKVIIGLDPGELEQRAAAGTLQELEGIGKTTDALISQAVRGELPSYLADLQTDAGPLTESPYTGLLRGDLHMHSDWSDGGSPIQEMAMTAIELDHEYAVLTDHSPRLRIANGLSAARLTQQLRMIDAINALVAPDFRLLKGIEVDILDDGKLDQVPGMLAKLDVVVASVHSRLRMDSRPMTRRMVRAVENPRVNVLGHCTGRMVQGSRGTRPASSFDAEAVFAACHANDVAVEINSRLERQDPPDELIDMALQMGCLFSIDSDAHAPGQLELKAYGALRAERLGIPPDRIVNTWPLDRLLDWATP from the coding sequence GTGCTGTCACCGCTGCCGCCGCTGGAGGCGCCCGTCACCGCCGAGCAGGCGCTGCGCCGCACTGCCTTCCTGCTCGAGCGCGCGATGGAGAGCACCTATCGCATCGAGGCCTTTCGTTCGGCGCTGAAGGTGATCATCGGGCTGGATCCCGGCGAGCTGGAGCAGCGCGCCGCGGCTGGGACCCTCCAGGAGCTCGAAGGGATCGGCAAGACCACGGACGCGCTGATCAGCCAGGCGGTGCGCGGCGAGCTCCCGAGCTACTTGGCTGACCTGCAGACGGACGCCGGCCCGCTCACCGAGAGCCCCTACACGGGGCTGCTGCGCGGCGACCTGCACATGCACAGCGACTGGTCGGACGGCGGCTCGCCCATCCAGGAGATGGCGATGACCGCGATCGAGCTCGACCACGAGTACGCCGTCCTCACTGACCACTCGCCTCGGCTGCGGATCGCGAACGGCCTCAGCGCCGCCCGCCTCACCCAGCAGTTGAGGATGATCGACGCGATCAATGCGCTCGTCGCACCGGACTTCAGGCTGCTGAAGGGAATCGAGGTCGACATCCTCGACGATGGAAAGCTCGATCAGGTCCCGGGCATGCTGGCCAAGCTGGACGTCGTCGTCGCGAGCGTCCACTCCAGGCTGCGGATGGACTCGCGGCCGATGACCCGGCGGATGGTGCGGGCGGTGGAGAACCCGCGGGTGAACGTGCTCGGGCACTGCACGGGCCGGATGGTGCAGGGCAGCCGGGGAACTCGTCCCGCGTCCAGCTTCGACGCGGAGGCGGTCTTCGCCGCGTGCCATGCGAATGACGTCGCCGTTGAGATCAACTCGCGGCTGGAGCGCCAGGACCCACCCGACGAGCTGATCGACATGGCGCTGCAGATGGGTTGCCTGTTCTCGATCGATTCCGACGCACACGCGCCGGGTCAGCTTGAGCTGAAGGCTTACGGCGCGCTGCGTGCCGAGCGGCTCGGCATCCCGCCCGACCGAATCGTGAACACCTGGCCGCTCGATCGTCTCCTCGACTGGGCCACGCCCTGA
- a CDS encoding AMP-binding protein, with protein MYGKQHAEATPDKVAVIMAATGKTYTYREYEERANQAAQLFRQLGLQTGDTVALVLSNTDTYLFCKGGAERAGLRYVCINTHLQADELQYIVADSDAAVVVTDHTALDAIRELPERCLGVRHWLAVGGDPKNQFDGFDELVTGQPTKPIADERLGGGMLYSSGTTGRPKGIIRPIPDADPTDNLPVYEFTNAIFRLTPDMIYLSTAPLYHSAPHSALLGAIRLGATCVVMEKFDAEEFLALVEQHGVTTTQVVPTMLNRIMRLPREVREKYDISSLTTIVHGAAPMPPQLKRQIIDEWGPVLYEYYGATEGHGFCRCDSQEWLERPGTVGKAILGELVILDPEGNELPALPEGTIWFRGAVNFSYKGDPERTAEQQSADGSMATVDDVGYVDEDGYLFLTDRKSHMIISGGVNIYPQEIEDLLSMHPAVQDVAVIGVPDPDFGEQVKAVVIRSSSDQSDDDLERELIEHSREHLAHFKAPRSIDFVEQLPRTPTGKLQKKLLRSQYA; from the coding sequence GTGTATGGGAAGCAGCACGCGGAGGCCACCCCCGACAAGGTCGCTGTCATCATGGCGGCGACCGGCAAGACCTACACCTACCGCGAGTACGAGGAGCGGGCCAACCAGGCTGCGCAGCTGTTCCGCCAGCTGGGGCTGCAGACCGGTGACACGGTCGCGCTGGTGCTGAGCAACACCGACACCTATCTGTTCTGCAAAGGTGGCGCCGAGCGCGCCGGGCTCCGGTATGTCTGCATCAACACCCACCTGCAGGCCGACGAGCTGCAGTACATCGTGGCCGACTCGGACGCCGCCGTCGTCGTCACCGACCACACGGCGCTCGACGCGATCCGTGAGTTGCCCGAGCGATGCCTTGGCGTCCGGCACTGGCTCGCGGTCGGCGGCGATCCGAAGAATCAGTTCGACGGCTTCGACGAGCTCGTCACCGGGCAGCCGACCAAGCCGATCGCCGACGAGCGGCTGGGTGGGGGCATGCTCTACAGCTCGGGCACCACAGGGCGCCCGAAGGGGATCATCCGGCCCATCCCGGACGCCGACCCCACCGACAACCTGCCGGTCTACGAGTTCACGAACGCGATCTTCCGGCTCACGCCGGACATGATCTACCTCAGCACTGCGCCGCTCTACCACTCGGCGCCGCACAGCGCGCTGCTCGGGGCGATCCGGCTGGGTGCGACCTGCGTGGTCATGGAGAAGTTTGATGCGGAGGAGTTCCTCGCGCTCGTCGAGCAACACGGCGTGACGACTACGCAGGTCGTGCCCACGATGCTCAACCGCATCATGCGCCTGCCGCGAGAGGTCCGCGAGAAGTACGACATCTCGTCGCTCACGACGATCGTGCACGGCGCCGCGCCGATGCCGCCGCAGCTCAAGCGCCAGATCATCGACGAGTGGGGACCGGTGCTGTACGAGTACTACGGCGCCACGGAGGGGCACGGATTCTGCCGGTGCGACTCGCAGGAGTGGCTCGAGCGTCCCGGCACGGTCGGCAAGGCAATCCTCGGCGAGCTGGTGATTCTCGATCCCGAGGGCAACGAGCTACCGGCCCTGCCGGAGGGCACTATCTGGTTCCGTGGGGCGGTGAACTTCAGCTATAAAGGCGATCCAGAGCGGACGGCGGAGCAGCAGTCGGCCGATGGGAGCATGGCCACCGTCGATGATGTCGGTTACGTCGACGAGGACGGCTACCTGTTCCTCACCGACCGCAAGTCGCACATGATCATCTCCGGAGGGGTCAACATCTACCCACAGGAGATCGAGGACCTGCTCAGCATGCACCCCGCGGTGCAGGACGTTGCGGTCATCGGCGTCCCCGACCCGGACTTCGGCGAGCAGGTGAAGGCGGTGGTGATCCGGTCGTCGTCCGACCAGTCGGACGACGACCTGGAGCGCGAACTGATCGAGCACAGCCGCGAGCACCTCGCGCACTTCAAGGCCCCGCGCTCGATCGACTTCGTCGAGCAGCTGCCGCGGACGCCGACCGGCAAGCTGCAGAAGAAGCTGCTGCGCAGCCAATACGCCTGA
- a CDS encoding superoxide dismutase, producing the protein MAKYSLPDLPYDYGALEPHISGEIMQLHHSKHHQKYVDDANAALEKLAAARESEDFATVPMLEKNLAFNLGGHTNHSVFWQNMSPEGGDRPDGELAAAIDEHFGSFEKMQGHFEATATTIQGSGWAILAWDSIGQQLIIVQLYDQQANCPVGVTPVLMLDMWEHAFYLQYKNVKADYAKAFWNVVNWADVAQRFDKARTATNGLIVA; encoded by the coding sequence ATGGCGAAGTACTCGCTTCCCGACCTTCCGTACGACTACGGAGCCCTCGAGCCGCACATCAGCGGCGAGATCATGCAGTTGCACCACAGCAAGCACCACCAGAAGTACGTCGATGACGCCAACGCGGCGCTGGAGAAGCTGGCCGCGGCCCGCGAGTCGGAGGACTTCGCGACCGTACCGATGCTGGAGAAGAACCTCGCGTTCAACCTCGGCGGGCACACCAACCACTCCGTCTTCTGGCAGAACATGAGCCCCGAAGGCGGCGACCGGCCGGACGGCGAGCTCGCTGCTGCCATCGACGAGCACTTCGGCTCGTTCGAGAAGATGCAGGGCCACTTCGAGGCCACTGCGACAACGATCCAGGGCTCGGGCTGGGCGATCCTCGCGTGGGACTCGATCGGCCAACAGCTGATCATCGTCCAGCTCTACGATCAGCAGGCCAACTGCCCGGTCGGCGTCACTCCGGTGCTGATGCTCGACATGTGGGAGCACGCGTTCTACCTGCAGTACAAGAACGTCAAGGCCGATTACGCCAAGGCGTTCTGGAATGTCGTCAACTGGGCCGATGTGGCCCAGCGCTTCGACAAGGCGCGCACGGCCACCAACGGCCTCATCGTCGCCTGA
- a CDS encoding phage holin family protein — translation MIARFIATALATALAAWLIPGITLDGTTDTQEILTLAAVAVIIGLVNTFVKPVVTVLTGCLVLLTLGLFLLVINALMLMLTSWISGKVGLGFHVDGFWPAFWGGLVISLVSSAIYGIIGRDKDDKRREARR, via the coding sequence ATGATCGCTCGCTTCATCGCCACCGCCCTCGCCACGGCGCTCGCGGCATGGCTGATCCCCGGCATCACCCTCGACGGCACGACCGACACCCAGGAGATCCTGACTCTCGCTGCCGTCGCGGTCATCATCGGCCTGGTCAACACCTTCGTGAAGCCGGTCGTGACCGTGCTGACCGGCTGTCTGGTGCTGCTTACCCTCGGTCTGTTCCTGCTGGTGATCAACGCGCTGATGCTGATGCTGACGTCGTGGATCTCGGGGAAGGTCGGGCTGGGGTTCCACGTCGACGGGTTCTGGCCGGCCTTCTGGGGTGGCTTGGTCATCAGCCTGGTGAGCAGCGCGATCTACGGGATCATCGGCCGCGACAAGGATGACAAGCGTCGCGAGGCCCGCCGCTAA